In Brevibacterium spongiae, a single genomic region encodes these proteins:
- a CDS encoding helix-turn-helix domain-containing protein, translated as MQATLATSQATWLRAVDEWINDLDMRSDGRENRRRLARIIGFNADWKTLTTNTLTWATISERTGMSRATVARHLLALHEAGWIGRVAAGRSAAAKQAAGWRGDDAFINDAPVYALTQPVDNTIVDINETPPTVSGYKEFPARAREARTPTGAASRPKSTEAANGRPYTVPADRTLPPWPGHVTPGSKDESVLAAREWARRVPALGKLSDRHLRFLAKDFFAVGWTVRDLIAALDALPDGRAQGQLVDGRWVPYSGADGIPAARLGHWVNWRLNAWRDNGTVIESPTQKRQRRAKTAKALLAAQQRAREEEWQRKKAELATPEGQAEKQAALEKIRRLRRQRKFCK; from the coding sequence ATGCAGGCCACCCTCGCGACCTCACAGGCAACATGGTTACGTGCCGTCGACGAGTGGATCAACGACCTCGATATGCGCTCAGACGGTCGCGAGAACCGCCGCCGGCTCGCGCGTATCATCGGCTTCAACGCCGACTGGAAAACACTGACGACGAACACACTCACCTGGGCCACAATCTCCGAACGCACAGGCATGTCCCGCGCCACCGTCGCCCGCCACCTGCTCGCCCTCCACGAAGCCGGCTGGATCGGCCGAGTCGCCGCCGGCCGGAGCGCCGCAGCCAAACAGGCCGCCGGCTGGAGAGGCGACGATGCTTTCATCAACGACGCCCCGGTCTACGCACTCACCCAACCCGTCGACAACACCATTGTGGATATAAATGAGACCCCTCCCACCGTAAGTGGCTATAAGGAATTCCCTGCACGCGCACGCGAGGCAAGAACTCCTACAGGAGCCGCTTCGCGGCCCAAATCAACCGAGGCGGCCAACGGCCGCCCGTACACCGTTCCAGCAGATCGGACGTTGCCTCCCTGGCCTGGTCACGTAACGCCAGGCAGCAAAGACGAGAGTGTTCTCGCCGCCCGTGAGTGGGCACGTCGAGTCCCAGCCCTCGGAAAGCTCTCAGACAGGCATCTGAGGTTCCTCGCGAAAGACTTCTTCGCTGTCGGATGGACGGTCCGAGACCTCATTGCAGCGCTCGATGCCCTGCCGGACGGTCGAGCGCAAGGGCAGCTGGTCGATGGTCGTTGGGTGCCCTATTCGGGAGCCGACGGCATCCCAGCGGCTCGCCTCGGGCATTGGGTGAACTGGCGACTCAACGCTTGGCGAGACAACGGCACAGTCATTGAGTCGCCTACTCAGAAACGACAGCGCCGAGCGAAGACTGCAAAGGCCCTGCTGGCCGCGCAACAGCGTGCCAGAGAGGAAGAATGGCAGCGGAAGAAGGCCGAACTTGCCACACCCGAGGGTCAGGCCGAGAAGCAAGCCGCATTGGAGAAGATCCGCCGGCTGAGAAGGCAACGTAAATTCTGTAAGTAG
- a CDS encoding ParA family protein, whose translation MTQTITLWNETGGVGKTTSAVSLAMLGAIRGLNTILVDLDPRAASTKWIGAAPKDEGMHVGAILADPAPEGWGEELALPTTWHDNLRIIPSDRSVAHREAERPDGGEVRLRAALRGTTADFVVIDAPNRQGGLLPMNALMASDAVIYAATASEDGVDGIDGASETLAAFARSQQLRGSSLIPLELGVILTSVSDTIQPKVEKRSIDYVLEQGIGLTPFVPKREAVRQSRFKGEWYGSAGYERADIVVNAYDQLLTTILERTPHHDD comes from the coding sequence ATGACACAAACAATCACGCTGTGGAACGAGACCGGAGGGGTCGGCAAGACCACCTCGGCAGTCTCGCTCGCCATGCTCGGCGCAATCCGAGGACTGAACACGATCCTTGTCGACCTCGATCCGCGAGCCGCAAGCACCAAGTGGATCGGCGCAGCTCCCAAGGACGAGGGAATGCACGTCGGCGCGATCCTCGCCGACCCCGCCCCGGAAGGCTGGGGAGAAGAACTCGCACTCCCCACTACGTGGCACGACAATCTCCGGATCATCCCCTCGGACCGATCCGTTGCCCACAGAGAAGCCGAGCGACCAGACGGTGGTGAGGTGCGCCTGCGCGCTGCCCTCCGTGGCACCACTGCCGATTTCGTCGTCATCGACGCACCCAACCGGCAGGGAGGTCTACTGCCCATGAACGCGCTGATGGCCTCCGACGCCGTGATTTACGCTGCCACGGCCAGCGAGGACGGCGTTGACGGCATTGACGGGGCATCCGAGACGCTTGCGGCTTTTGCGCGATCACAGCAGCTTCGCGGCAGTTCTCTGATTCCTCTGGAGCTGGGAGTCATCCTGACTTCAGTCTCCGACACAATCCAACCGAAAGTTGAGAAACGCTCTATCGACTACGTGCTCGAGCAAGGCATCGGCCTCACCCCGTTCGTTCCTAAGAGAGAAGCCGTCCGCCAATCACGCTTCAAAGGTGAGTGGTACGGCAGTGCCGGTTACGAGCGCGCCGATATCGTCGTCAACGCATACGATCAATTGCTCACCACGATCCTGGAAAGGACGCCACACCACGATGACTGA
- a CDS encoding glutaredoxin domain-containing protein: MIDIYSLPNCAQCRSTKTAIAGRGLVEGEDWVEHDLSLPENESARAWVMEDLGYRQAPIVIIDEDNHWSGFRPDKIVKLQSKGADT; encoded by the coding sequence ATGATTGACATCTACAGTCTTCCCAATTGCGCTCAGTGCCGGTCGACGAAGACCGCCATAGCCGGGAGGGGACTGGTCGAAGGAGAGGACTGGGTCGAACACGACCTGTCCTTGCCTGAGAACGAGTCGGCTCGCGCGTGGGTGATGGAAGACCTGGGTTATAGGCAGGCTCCCATTGTCATTATTGATGAGGACAATCACTGGTCTGGATTCAGACCCGACAAGATCGTCAAGCTCCAATCGAAAGGCGCAGACACATGA